In a single window of the Gossypium hirsutum isolate 1008001.06 chromosome A13, Gossypium_hirsutum_v2.1, whole genome shotgun sequence genome:
- the LOC107913339 gene encoding transcription termination factor MTEF1, chloroplastic isoform X3: MSLISLSHAMQDTLPFLPKNNPFPPLLPPHHHDFPLLSRPKNLHFPTFSSRTITPTSLPPKPHPKIPQIPSTSPPPPMPPPNSHSDFQEKMLYLESIGLDFFSLIQHHPPIIFASLHDLKSTVDFLASMSFTTLELRRILSMCPHILTVKSTSLLPIFTFLLREAHVNGSDLKKVINRRPRLLACNVETQLRPTLYFLQSIGISEKT; encoded by the exons ATGTCACTCATCTCTCTCTCACACGCCATGCAAGACACACTCCCTTTCCTCCCCAAAAACAACCCTTTCCCTCCCTTACTTCCCCCCCACCACCATGATTTCCCCCTACTTTCTCGCCCCAAAAACCTCCATTTCCCTACTTTTTCTTCTAGAACAATCACCCCCACTTCTCTACCTCCCAAACCCCATCCCAAAATCCCCCAAATCCCTTCCACTTCTCCGCCACCACCAATGCCACCACCAAACTCCCACTCTGACTTCCAAGAGAAAATGCTTTACCTCGAGTCCATAGGCCTTGATTTCTTCTCCCTGATCCAACACCACCCTCCCATCATATTTGCTTCTCTCCATGATCTGAAATCAACCGTTGATTTTCTAGCCTCCATGAGCTTCACGACACTCGAGCTACGCCGAATCCTCTCCATGTGCCCCCATATCCTAACCGTGAAATCAACTTCTCTCCTCCCTATCTTCACTTTCCTTCTTCGCGAAGCGCACGTCAACGGCTCCGACTTAAAGAAAGTTATCAACAGACGGCCCAGATTACTCGCATGCAATGTGGAGACTCAGCTCCGTCCCACCCTATATTTCCTACAAAGCATCGGAATCTCTGAG AAAACTTGA
- the LOC107913339 gene encoding transcription termination factor MTEF1, chloroplastic isoform X4, which produces MSLISLSHAMQDTLPFLPKNNPFPPLLPPHHHDFPLLSRPKNLHFPTFSSRTITPTSLPPKPHPKIPQIPSTSPPPPMPPPNSHSDFQEKMLYLESIGLDFFSLIQHHPPIIFASLHDLKSTVDFLASMSFTTLELRRILSMCPHILTVKSTSLLPIFTFLLREAHVNGSDLKKVINRRPRLLACNVETQLRPTLYFLQSIGISEV; this is translated from the exons ATGTCACTCATCTCTCTCTCACACGCCATGCAAGACACACTCCCTTTCCTCCCCAAAAACAACCCTTTCCCTCCCTTACTTCCCCCCCACCACCATGATTTCCCCCTACTTTCTCGCCCCAAAAACCTCCATTTCCCTACTTTTTCTTCTAGAACAATCACCCCCACTTCTCTACCTCCCAAACCCCATCCCAAAATCCCCCAAATCCCTTCCACTTCTCCGCCACCACCAATGCCACCACCAAACTCCCACTCTGACTTCCAAGAGAAAATGCTTTACCTCGAGTCCATAGGCCTTGATTTCTTCTCCCTGATCCAACACCACCCTCCCATCATATTTGCTTCTCTCCATGATCTGAAATCAACCGTTGATTTTCTAGCCTCCATGAGCTTCACGACACTCGAGCTACGCCGAATCCTCTCCATGTGCCCCCATATCCTAACCGTGAAATCAACTTCTCTCCTCCCTATCTTCACTTTCCTTCTTCGCGAAGCGCACGTCAACGGCTCCGACTTAAAGAAAGTTATCAACAGACGGCCCAGATTACTCGCATGCAATGTGGAGACTCAGCTCCGTCCCACCCTATATTTCCTACAAAGCATCGGAATCTCTGAG GTATAG
- the LOC107913339 gene encoding transcription termination factor MTEF1, chloroplastic isoform X2 gives MSLISLSHAMQDTLPFLPKNNPFPPLLPPHHHDFPLLSRPKNLHFPTFSSRTITPTSLPPKPHPKIPQIPSTSPPPPMPPPNSHSDFQEKMLYLESIGLDFFSLIQHHPPIIFASLHDLKSTVDFLASMSFTTLELRRILSMCPHILTVKSTSLLPIFTFLLREAHVNGSDLKKVINRRPRLLACNVETQLRPTLYFLQSIGISELQWMAR, from the exons ATGTCACTCATCTCTCTCTCACACGCCATGCAAGACACACTCCCTTTCCTCCCCAAAAACAACCCTTTCCCTCCCTTACTTCCCCCCCACCACCATGATTTCCCCCTACTTTCTCGCCCCAAAAACCTCCATTTCCCTACTTTTTCTTCTAGAACAATCACCCCCACTTCTCTACCTCCCAAACCCCATCCCAAAATCCCCCAAATCCCTTCCACTTCTCCGCCACCACCAATGCCACCACCAAACTCCCACTCTGACTTCCAAGAGAAAATGCTTTACCTCGAGTCCATAGGCCTTGATTTCTTCTCCCTGATCCAACACCACCCTCCCATCATATTTGCTTCTCTCCATGATCTGAAATCAACCGTTGATTTTCTAGCCTCCATGAGCTTCACGACACTCGAGCTACGCCGAATCCTCTCCATGTGCCCCCATATCCTAACCGTGAAATCAACTTCTCTCCTCCCTATCTTCACTTTCCTTCTTCGCGAAGCGCACGTCAACGGCTCCGACTTAAAGAAAGTTATCAACAGACGGCCCAGATTACTCGCATGCAATGTGGAGACTCAGCTCCGTCCCACCCTATATTTCCTACAAAGCATCGGAATCTCTGAG CTGCAATGGATGGCACGGTAG
- the LOC107913339 gene encoding transcription termination factor MTEF1, chloroplastic isoform X1: MSLISLSHAMQDTLPFLPKNNPFPPLLPPHHHDFPLLSRPKNLHFPTFSSRTITPTSLPPKPHPKIPQIPSTSPPPPMPPPNSHSDFQEKMLYLESIGLDFFSLIQHHPPIIFASLHDLKSTVDFLASMSFTTLELRRILSMCPHILTVKSTSLLPIFTFLLREAHVNGSDLKKVINRRPRLLACNVETQLRPTLYFLQSIGISEVKKHTSLLTCSVENKLIPRIDYFQKIGFSHRQTISMFCRFPPLFNYSIKENYELKLNYFMVEMGRDLREIREFPQYFSFSLENRIKPRHQICVEKGVCFPLPALLKTSEVEFCSRLEVCCNSTLPLKGSPLWCAKACDI, translated from the coding sequence ATGTCACTCATCTCTCTCTCACACGCCATGCAAGACACACTCCCTTTCCTCCCCAAAAACAACCCTTTCCCTCCCTTACTTCCCCCCCACCACCATGATTTCCCCCTACTTTCTCGCCCCAAAAACCTCCATTTCCCTACTTTTTCTTCTAGAACAATCACCCCCACTTCTCTACCTCCCAAACCCCATCCCAAAATCCCCCAAATCCCTTCCACTTCTCCGCCACCACCAATGCCACCACCAAACTCCCACTCTGACTTCCAAGAGAAAATGCTTTACCTCGAGTCCATAGGCCTTGATTTCTTCTCCCTGATCCAACACCACCCTCCCATCATATTTGCTTCTCTCCATGATCTGAAATCAACCGTTGATTTTCTAGCCTCCATGAGCTTCACGACACTCGAGCTACGCCGAATCCTCTCCATGTGCCCCCATATCCTAACCGTGAAATCAACTTCTCTCCTCCCTATCTTCACTTTCCTTCTTCGCGAAGCGCACGTCAACGGCTCCGACTTAAAGAAAGTTATCAACAGACGGCCCAGATTACTCGCATGCAATGTGGAGACTCAGCTCCGTCCCACCCTATATTTCCTACAAAGCATCGGAATCTCTGAGGTAAAAAAGCACACTTCCTTACTGACTTGCAGTGTGGAAAATAAACTGATCCCTCGAATCGATTACTTCCAAAAAATCGGATTTTCTCACAGACAAACAATATCGATGTTCTGTAGATTTCCTCCACTGTTTAATTACAGTATTAAGGAAAACTACGagctgaaattaaattattttatggtgGAAATGGGGAGGGATTTGAGAGAAATTAGAGAGTTCCCTCAGTATTTTTCTTTTAGCTTGGAAAATAGGATAAAGCCAAGGCACCAAATTTGTGTTGAAAAAGGGGTTTGTTTTCCTTTGCCTGCTTTGTTAAAGACAAGTGAAGTTGAGTTCTGCAGTAGATTAGAGGTTTGTTGTAATTCCACCTTACCATTGAAGGGGTCTCCTTTATGGTGTGCAAAAGCTTGTGATATTTAA
- the LOC107913337 gene encoding protein NOI4, producing MSEKGRPLPKFGEWDVNDPASAEGFTVIFNKARDEKKTGGKPESPSGGDPHLKPGADPSKTQPKKWLCCMHAPPAES from the exons ATGTCG GAAAAGGGTCGGCCTTTGCCAAAATTTGGTGAATGGGATGTCAATGATCCTGCATCAGCTGAGGGATTTACTGTGATCTTTAACAAGGCGAGGGACGAGAAGaaaacaggtggcaaacccgaatCACCATCAGGAGGTGATCCTCATCTTAAGCCTGGAGCGGATCCCAGCAAAACCCAGCCT AAAAAATGGCTTTGCTGCATGCACGCCCCGCCTGCGGAATCTTGA